One window of Phalacrocorax carbo chromosome 1, bPhaCar2.1, whole genome shotgun sequence genomic DNA carries:
- the ABHD13 gene encoding protein ABHD13, which translates to MEKSWMLWTFVKRWLLALASWSWSLCRICLLPLIVTFHLYGGVILLILIFVSIAGILYKFQDVLLYFPEQPSSSRLYVPMPTGIPHENIFIKTKDGVLLNLILLRYTGDNAAYSPTIIYFHGNAGNIGHRLPNALLMLVNLKVNLILVDYRGYGKSEGEASEEGLYLDSEAVLDYVMTRSDLDKTKIFLFGRSLGGAVAIHLASENSHRISAIVVENTFLSIPYMASTLFSFFPMRYLPLWCYKNKFLSYRKISQCRMPSLFISGLSDQLIPPVMMKQLYELSPARTKRLAIFPDGTHNDTWQCQGYFTALEQFIKEVIKSHSPEEMAKTSSNVTII; encoded by the coding sequence ATGGAAAAGTCATGGATGCTTTGGACCTTTGTTAAAAGATGGCTACTAGCTTTGGCTTCCTGGTCTTGGAGTCTCTGCCGTATTTGTCTTTTACCCTTGATAGTAACTTTTCACTTGTACGGAGGCGTTATACTACTTATATTAATATTTGTATCAATAGCAGGTATATTATATAAATTCCAGGATGTGCTGCTTTACTTTCCTGAACAGCCCTCTTCATCACGCCTTTATGTTCCTATGCCTACTGGTATACCGCATGAAAATATCTTCATCAAAACCAAAGATGGAGTTCTTCTCAATCTTATTCTGCTGAGATACACAGGGGACAATGCAGCGTATTCGCCAACCATCATTTACTTTCACGGGAACGCAGGCAACATCGGCCACAGGTTGCCAAATGCTTTGTTAATGCTGGTAAACCTGAAAGTGAACTTAATTCTTGTCGATTATAGAGGGTATGGAAAAAGTGAAGGAGAAGCAAGTGAAGAAGGTTTGTACTTAGATTCTGAGGCTGTGTTAGACTATGTGATGACTCGGTCTGACCttgataaaacaaaaatttttctttttggccgTTCCTTGGGGGGAGCAGTAGCTATTCACTTAGCTTCTGAAAATTCCCATAGGATTTCTGCCATCGTGGTGGAGAACACCTTCCTTAGCATCCCATACATGGCcagcactttgttttctttctttccaatgAGATATCTTCCTTTATGGtgctacaaaaataaatttctgtccTACAGAAAAATCTCTCAGTGCAGAATGCCTTCTCTCTTCATCTCTGGGTTGTCTGACCAGTTAATTCCACCAGTTATGATGAAGCAACTTTACGAATTATCCCCAGCTCGGACTAAGAGATTGGCGATATTTCCCGATGGAACTCATAATGACACTTGGCAGTGCCAGGGTTATTTCACTGCACTTGAACAGTTCATCAAAGAAGTAATAAAGAGTCACTCCCCTGAAGAAATGGCGAAAACATCATCTAACGTAACAATAATATAA
- the LIG4 gene encoding DNA ligase 4, with protein MASAPASQPPLKKTVASHVPFADLCSTLERIQMCKSRPEKTKYFKDFLDSWRKFHDALHQNEKDVTDSFYPAMRLIIPQLERERMAYGIKETMLAKLYIELLNLPKDGKDAAKLLNYRTPNGSRGDAGDFAMIAYFVLKPRSPKQGRLTIEQVNEHLDAIANNNAAKNKALVKKSLLQLITQSTALEQKWLIRMIIKDLKLGVSQQTIFSIFHPDALELHNVTTDLEKVCRQLHDPSVSLSDVSIMLFAAFKPMLAAIADVQQIEKQLNNQVFYIETKLDGERMQMHKDGDVYKYFSRNGFDYTQQFGASPLEGSLTPFIHNIFQSNIQNCILDGEMMAYNPETQTFMQKGNRFDIKRMVEDSDLQTCFCVFDVLMVNDQKLGHEILSKRYEILSSVFTPVTGRIHIVHKKSARTRKEVIDALNEAIDKREEGIMVKDPMSTYKPDKRGEGWLKIKPEYVNGLMDELDLLIVGGYWGKGLRGGMMSHFLCAVAETPPPNEKPAVFHSICRVGSGYTMKELYDLGMKLAKHWKPYHRKDPPCNILCGTEKPEVYIEPCNSVIVQIKAAEIVNSDMYKTDCTLRFPRIEKIREDKEWYECMTSDMLEDLRSKAEGKLASKHLHIEEYDEPQEKKRKTVSKVRKVIGIAEQFKAPDLSNVSKVSNVFEDVEFCVMTGTGEYSKSELESRIAECGGSVVQNPGPETYCVIVGAENVRVKNIIASNKYDVVRAEWLLQCFRTKTLVPWQPAFMIHMSPDTKEHFAREYDCYGDSYTANADVAQLKEVFSRMKGNKVLPLDMIAELEEHYAWNSCQLSIFRGDTIYVDCYAVVNEPRTKIRGTILSIRALELRFYGAKVVSHLEEGISHVVIGEDHSRVQEIKTLRRTFGKKFKIVSELWVTESVEEGVLKNENQYLI; from the coding sequence ATGGCTTCCGCACCTGCTTCGCAGCCTCCTCTTAAAAAAACAGTGGCCTCTCACGTCCCTTTTGCAGATCTGTGTTCAACTCTGGAGCGAATACAGATGTGTAAATCTCGTCCAGAGAAAACCAAGTATTTCAAGGATTTCCTGGACTCCTGGAGAAAATTCCACGATGCTCTTCATCAAAACGAGAAAGATGTCACGGATTCTTTTTATCCAGCTATGCGGCTGATTATTCCACAGttggaaagagaaaggatgGCGTATGGAATTAAAGAAACTATGCTTGCAAAGCTGTATATCGAACTGCTTAATTTACCAAAAGATGGAAAAGATGCtgcaaagcttttaaattacagaaCACCTAATGGCTCACGCGGCGACGCTGGAGATTTTGCAATGATTGCGTACTTTGTCTTAAAACCTAGGAGCCCAAAACAAGGCAGGCTGACAATAGAACAAGTCAATGAACACTTAGATGCAATAGCTAATAATAATGCTGCTAAAAACAAGGCTCTGGTAAAGAAAAGTCTTCTTCAGTTAATTacccagagcacagcactggAACAGAAATGGCTCATCCGGATGATTATAAAGGATCTAAAGCTTGGTGTTAGCCAACAAactatattttccatttttcatccTGATGCTCTTGAATTACACAATGTTACAACTGATCTGGAAAAAGTTTGCAGGCAGCTGCATGACCCCTCTGTCTCGCTTAGTGATGTCTCTATCATGTTGTTTGCTGCCTTCAAACCAATGCTTGCTGCTATTGCTGATGTCCAGCAAATTGAGAAACAACTGAATAACCAGGTATTCTACATAGAAACTAAGCTGGATGGTGAACGTATGCAGATGCACAAAGACGGAgatgtatataaatatttttcccgAAATGGATTTGACTATACTCAGCAGTTTGGTGCCTCCCCCCTTGAGGGTTCATTAACGCCATTTATTCATAACATATTTCAGAGCAACATACAAAATTGCATTCTCGATGGTGAAATGATGGCTTACAATCCTGAGACACAAACTTTTATGCAGAAGGGAAACAGGTTTGACATAAAAAGAATGGTGGAGGACTCTGATCTGCAGACGTGCTTCTGTGTGTTTGATGTATTGATGGTTAACGATCAGAAGTTGGGTCACGAGATACTAAGCAAAAGATACGAAATCTTAAGTAGTGTATTTACCCCGGTAACGGGAAGGATACACATTGTACATAAAAAAAGTGCCAGAACGAGAAAAGAAGTAATTGATGCTTTAAACGAAGCCATAGATAAAAGAGAGGAAGGGATTATGGTGAAAGATCCCATGTCCACCTACAAGCCTGACAAACGTGGGGAAGGCTGGTTAAAAATCAAGCCAGAATACGTCAATGGGCTGATGGATGAACTAGACCTTTTAATTGTTGGTGGTTACTGGGGAAAGGGCTTGCGTGGTGGAATGATGTCTCATTTTCTGTGCGCTGTTGCAGAGACGCCCCCTCCGAATGAAAAACCTGCCGTTTTCCACTCTATTTGTCGTGTTGGCTCTGGCTATACTATGAAGGAATTGTATGATTTAGGTATGAAACTGGCGAAACACTGGAAGCCTTACCATAGGAAGGACCCTCCCTGTAACATTTTGTGTGGAACTGAAAAACCTGAAGTGTACATTGAACCTTGCAACTCTGTTATAGTTCAGATCAAGGCAGCCGAGATTGTTAACAGTGATATGTACAAAACTGACTGTACTTTGCGATTCCCCCGAATTGAGAAGATACGAGAGGACAAAGAATGGTACGAGTGCATGACTTCAGACATGTTAGAAGATCTCAGAAGCAAAGCGGAAGGGAAGCTGGCATCTAAACACCTTCATATAGAAGAGTATGATGAgccacaagagaaaaaaaggaaaaccgTATCAAAGGTGAGGAAGGTAATTGGAATAGCTGAGCAGTTTAAAGCTCCCGATCTTTCTAATGTAAGCAAGGTTTCAAATGTGTTTGAAGACGTTGAGTTTTGTGTTATGACGGGAACGGGAGAATACTCAAAGTCTGAACTGGAGAGCAGAATAGCTGAATGTGGGGGCAGCGTGGTACAGAACCCAGGGCCGGAGACTTACTGCGTCATCGTGGGAGCTGAGAATGTCAGGGTGAAAAACATCATTGCTTCCAACAAATACGATGTGGTGAGGGCAGAGTGGCTCCTTCAGTGTTTTCGAACCAAAACGCtggtgccctggcagccagcctTTATGATTCACATGTCTCCTGACacaaaagaacattttgctCGGGAGTATGATTGTTATGGAGACAGCTACACAGCAAACGCAGATGTTGCACAACTCAAGGAAGTGTTCTCAAGAATGAAGGGCAATAAGGTGTTGCCTTTGGACATGATTGCAGAGTTAGAAGAACATTACGCATGGAACAGCTGCCAGCTCAGTATTTTCAGAGGAGACACTATTTATGTGGACTGTTACGCTGTTGTTAATGAGCCCAGAACCAAAATCCGTGGAACAATACTATCGATCAGAGCTTTGGAGCTCCGTTTTTATGGTGCAAAAGTAGTCTCTCACCTTGAAGAGGGCATCTCCCATGTTGTTATAGGAGAAGACCATTCCCGGGTACAAGAGATAAAAACACTCCGGAGAACGTTtgggaaaaaatttaaaatcgTATCTGAGCTGTGGGTAACAGAGTCAGTGGAGGAAGGAGTCCTAAAGAATGAAAATCAGTACTTAATTTAA